One Stigmatopora nigra isolate UIUO_SnigA chromosome 1, RoL_Snig_1.1, whole genome shotgun sequence DNA segment encodes these proteins:
- the edem2 gene encoding ER degradation-enhancing alpha-mannosidase-like protein 2 codes for MRVPVRAALLVCVCVSTVATHQFTEKEMHDVRQRIKDMFYHAYNSYLENAFPYDELRPLTCDGQDTWGSFSLTLIDALDTLLVLGNQTEFQRVALLLQDTIDFDIDINASVFETNIRVVGGLLSAHLLSGQAGMELEPGWPCSGPLLRMAEDAARKLLPAFDTPTGMPYGTVNLLQGVSPTETPVTCTAGVGTFILEFATLSRLTGDTTFEETARRALRALWKTRSDIGLVGNHIDVVSQKWVAQDAGIGAGVDSYFEYLVKGAILLQDEELLNMFTAYDRALENYTRFDDWYLWVQMHKGTVSMPVFQSLEAFWPGLQTLLGNLDSAVRTFQNYYSVWRQFGGLPEFYSISQGYTVDKREGYPLRPELMESAMYLFRATNDHTYLQLGLDAVESVERIAKTPCGYASVKDLRDHQLDNRMESFFLAETIKYLYLLFDPTHFLHGNGEESWMEGGVDGQCILNSGGYIFNTEAHPLDPAALYCCSHHRREQQELRDILLGLSQPTEEHQSEETDPHGQSESIALKVGERKTAPPLSCPVQPFSARLTILGQVFTDNT; via the exons ATGCGCGTTCCTGTACGCGCCGCactccttgtgtgtgtgtgcgtgagcaCGGTGGCGACTCATCAGTTTACCGAGAAAGAGATGCACGATGTTAG GCAGCGAATCAAAGATATGTTCTACCATGCGTACAACAGTTACCTGGAAAACGCCTTCCCTTATGATGAGCTCCGCCCCCTCACCTGTGATGGTCAGGACACTTGGGGAAG CTTCTCGTTGACACTCATCGATGCGCTTGATACCCTGCTG GTACTGGGAAACCAAACTGAGTTTCAGCGCGTGGCGTTACTTCTTCAAGACACCATTGACTTCGACATTGACATCAATGCCTCGGTCTTTGAGACGAACATCAGAG TGGTGGGGGGTCTGTTGTCTGCCCACCTGCTCTCAGGCCAGGCCGGCATGGAGCTGGAACCCGGCTGGCCGTGTTCTGGGCCACTGCTGAGGATGGCTGAGGATGCTGCCAGGAAACTGCTACCTG CATTTGATACCCCCACGGGAATGCCATATGGCACGGTCAACCTGCTGCAGGGCGTCAGTCCCACTGAGACACCAGTTACATGCACCGCTGGCGTGGGGACCTTCATCTTGGAATTCGCCACACTCAGCCGACTTACCGGCGACACTACGTTTGAAGAGACAGCACGCCGTGCGCTGAGGGCTCTGTGGAAGACCAGGTCGGACATTGGACTG GTGGGCAACCACATTGACGTCGTCTCCCAAAAGTGGGTGGCGCAGGACGCAGGCATCGGCGCTGGCGTGGACTCCTACTTTGAGTATCTAGTGAAGGGTGCTATCTTGCTCCAGGATGAGGAGTTGCTGAACATGTTCACAG CCTACGACCGGGCCCTTGAGAACTACACACGCTTTGATGACTGGTACTTGTGGGTGCAGATGCACAAAGGTACCGTATCCATGCCTGTCTTCCAGTCCCTGGAAGCCTTCTGGCCCGGCCTACAG ACTCTGCTAGGTAATTTGGACAGCGCTGTCAGGACCTTCCAGAACTATTACTCAGTTTGGAGGCAATTTGGAGGTCTGCCTGAGTTTTACAGCATCTCGCAGGGCTACACGGTGGACAAAAGAGAGGGCTACCCACTCAGACCTG AGTTAATGGAGAGCGCCATGTACCTGTTCAGGGCAACCAACGATCACACATACCTGCAGCTCGGCCTCGATGCCGTCGAGTCCGTCGAGCGGATCGCTAAGACGCCCTGCGGTTATGCCAGC GTGAAAGACCTGCGAGACCACCAGCTGGACAACAGAATGGAGTCCTTCTTTCTAGCCGAAACCATCAAGTACCTTTATTTACTGTTTGACCCCACCCACTTCCTGCACGGCAACGGAGAAGAGTCGTGGATGGAGGGCGGGGTGGACGGTCAGTGCATCCTGAACTCGGGGGGCTACATCTTTAACACGGAGGCACACCCCCTGGACCCGGCGGCGCTCTACTGCTGCAGTCACCACCGCCGTGAGCAACAAGAGCTCCGTGACATTCTACTCGGCTTATCGCAGCCCACTGAAGAACACCAATCGGAAGAGACAGACCCACACGGCCAGTCAGAGAGCATTGCTCTGAAAGTGGGTGAGCGGAAGACTGCTCCTCCGCTATCCTGTCCTGTTCAGCCTTTTAGCGCTCGACTCACCATTCTGGGACAAGTTTTTACCGATAACACGTGA